One stretch of Schlesneria sp. DSM 10557 DNA includes these proteins:
- a CDS encoding L,D-transpeptidase family protein — MFRNHLPFLTCLVFSVGLAIGFSWSRGYIPLAIAPAKTGTLGIEVAQREPLPLPNRSPSSKRRAAQEKVESVDESEDESIVFEQQSEPDLDSTIAVTRQTEEKDYSQVIPVARQEEPEQVASREPAALTLPDTDQGEPLVENSKPIRLLKKGTGQPVPESSPKPRKGAQPRRVVSAAAHQTPADPPSESDSTTEDAQGGVSEQLAAAEEKLAAGEVLAAHRILSKLYWNHQELRPQLQEKIDAAAKSIFFDSQPHFIEPYVIQSGDRLEVIAKKYQLSWEYLAKLNRTEPRRIQIGQKLKVLKGPFAAVVELNRFELIVHLQGYYVKRYMVCTGKDNSSPVGKFTVLNKVVNPPYTGPDGKVIAADDPSNPLGERWIDLGDSYGIHGTIDPGSIGKAESRGCIRLGDEDVIEVYNFLVKGSEVVIRK, encoded by the coding sequence ATGTTCCGCAATCACTTGCCATTTCTGACGTGCCTTGTGTTTAGCGTTGGTCTTGCGATTGGTTTTTCCTGGAGCCGAGGATACATCCCCCTCGCCATCGCACCTGCGAAGACTGGCACACTGGGGATTGAAGTTGCGCAGCGGGAACCACTGCCGCTCCCGAATCGTTCTCCCTCGAGTAAACGCCGCGCCGCACAAGAGAAAGTCGAATCCGTCGACGAAAGTGAAGACGAATCGATCGTCTTCGAACAACAGTCAGAACCTGATCTGGATTCCACCATCGCTGTGACCAGACAGACGGAGGAAAAGGATTACTCACAGGTGATTCCCGTCGCGCGTCAGGAAGAGCCCGAGCAGGTCGCGTCACGTGAACCTGCCGCCTTGACTCTACCAGACACGGATCAAGGGGAGCCCTTGGTTGAGAACTCAAAACCGATCCGGCTGCTGAAGAAGGGGACAGGCCAGCCGGTCCCGGAGTCGAGTCCGAAGCCACGCAAGGGGGCGCAGCCGCGGCGTGTGGTGAGCGCTGCGGCTCATCAAACCCCCGCAGATCCCCCGAGTGAGTCTGACAGTACGACCGAGGATGCCCAGGGGGGAGTGTCAGAACAGTTAGCAGCGGCGGAAGAAAAGCTTGCCGCGGGAGAAGTCCTGGCAGCTCATCGCATACTGTCAAAACTGTACTGGAACCACCAGGAGCTCCGTCCACAACTTCAGGAAAAGATTGACGCTGCTGCGAAGTCCATCTTTTTCGACAGCCAGCCGCACTTCATCGAACCCTATGTGATTCAATCGGGCGACCGGCTGGAGGTGATCGCAAAGAAGTATCAACTGTCGTGGGAATACCTCGCAAAGCTCAATCGAACTGAACCGAGACGCATTCAGATTGGCCAAAAGCTCAAAGTGCTGAAGGGGCCCTTCGCCGCCGTCGTCGAACTGAACCGCTTTGAGTTGATCGTGCATTTGCAGGGGTACTATGTGAAGCGCTACATGGTCTGCACGGGTAAAGACAATTCCTCGCCCGTGGGCAAGTTCACCGTTCTGAACAAGGTGGTGAATCCTCCGTACACCGGCCCGGATGGAAAAGTGATTGCTGCTGACGATCCCTCTAATCCGCTGGGCGAACGCTGGATCGACCTCGGTGACAGCTATGGGATCCACGGGACGATCGATCCCGGATCGATCGGAAAGGCCGAGTCACGTGGTTGTATTCGACTTGGGGACGAAGACGTGATCGAAGTCTATAACTTCCTCGTCAAAGGTTCGGAAGTCGTGATTCGAAAGTAG
- a CDS encoding beta-ketoacyl-[acyl-carrier-protein] synthase family protein produces the protein MPARDNCRIVITGIGLCTPYGPDRKSTWQGMLSGKSVTRWLSPPHWPSEQPRLAGAPVRFPETRLFRHHEPLIELALTTAHESLIDAGLDSVSLDRYETGVVFGTSKGGLHTYTQLLGQPYDPEADLARADLPANPGEWLDVFPNRAAVVLRQMIGGYGPVLCPVMACATGLAACLRGAELIRNGDCDLVLAGSADASLQPALLGSFRRLGVLSRELDDPASACRPYDHRRSGFVVGEGAACLILERLDLALERGATYYAEWREGQILSDANSLTQLETTGSSLKRLLSDLSRRTRIPDYINLHGTGTATNDVVECRAIREVFGDASRRIQCSSLKGGMGHLLGAAGSVELAATALAIHDQMIPPTVNLEEQDEDCRLNLTPQKARKWDINQAWKVSMGFGGHLAGVCLSRPDSPQ, from the coding sequence ATGCCAGCTCGCGACAATTGCCGAATCGTTATCACCGGGATCGGTTTGTGTACCCCGTATGGCCCTGACCGCAAATCGACGTGGCAGGGGATGCTGTCGGGAAAGAGTGTCACTCGCTGGCTCTCCCCCCCGCACTGGCCGAGCGAGCAACCTCGTCTGGCAGGAGCCCCGGTGCGGTTTCCCGAGACACGATTATTTCGTCATCACGAACCGCTGATCGAATTGGCCCTGACGACGGCTCATGAAAGTCTGATCGACGCGGGACTCGATTCGGTCAGTCTAGACCGCTATGAAACTGGCGTTGTGTTTGGAACGAGCAAAGGAGGCCTCCACACCTACACTCAGTTGCTGGGACAACCGTATGACCCCGAAGCTGATCTCGCCCGGGCTGATCTCCCCGCAAATCCTGGTGAATGGCTGGACGTCTTTCCCAACCGCGCGGCGGTCGTCCTTCGTCAGATGATCGGTGGCTACGGTCCCGTACTGTGCCCTGTGATGGCGTGTGCAACGGGACTTGCGGCCTGCCTGCGTGGTGCGGAACTCATCCGGAACGGTGACTGTGACCTTGTGTTGGCCGGCAGCGCGGACGCCTCGCTGCAGCCCGCCCTGCTCGGCTCGTTCCGGCGACTGGGCGTTCTGTCGCGAGAACTCGACGATCCCGCGTCAGCGTGTCGCCCTTATGACCATCGGAGAAGTGGATTTGTCGTGGGAGAAGGAGCCGCCTGTCTGATCCTTGAGCGACTTGATCTGGCTCTGGAACGAGGGGCCACTTACTACGCCGAATGGCGTGAGGGACAGATCCTGTCCGACGCCAACAGCCTGACACAACTTGAGACGACCGGATCGTCACTGAAACGACTCTTGTCTGATTTAAGTCGTCGGACCCGTATCCCGGACTACATCAACCTGCATGGAACCGGAACAGCGACAAACGACGTTGTGGAGTGCCGGGCGATTCGGGAAGTCTTCGGCGATGCCTCGCGGCGAATCCAGTGTTCGAGCCTGAAAGGGGGGATGGGGCATCTTTTAGGGGCGGCGGGAAGTGTCGAACTGGCAGCGACGGCACTCGCAATTCATGATCAGATGATTCCTCCGACAGTGAATCTGGAAGAGCAGGACGAGGATTGCCGACTCAACTTGACTCCGCAGAAGGCTCGAAAGTGGGACATCAATCAGGCCTGGAAGGTCTCCATGGGATTCGGAGGCCACCTGGCGGGGGTCTGCCTGTCACGGCCGGATTCTCCGCAATAA
- the leuC gene encoding 3-isopropylmalate dehydratase large subunit — translation MTDRRNLFNKVWDLHSVRSLAGGQTQLFIGLHLIHEVTSPQAFSILRDRGLKVPYPERTLATVDHIIPTDVQSRPFADGLAEEMMSAIEKNCREFGIRLFDLKDKRQGVVHIVGPEQGLTQPGMTIACGDSHTSTHGAFGSIAFGIGTSQVADVLATQTLALSRPKVRKIEVTGKLRPGVFAKDVILHIIRKLGVQGGVGYAYEYAGEVFDRMSMEERMTVCNMSIEGGARCGYINPDQTTVDYIKGRPFAPTGADFERAAAWWLNLASPKDAEFDDYVTFDGSEIEPTVTWGINPAQSVGINETLPAVSSFSSDDQKGIKDAYEYMDLKEQQPIRGVKIDVAFIGSCTNGRISDLREAAAIAKGRKVAPGVKALVVPGSQVVREQAIQEGLDKIFENAGFQWREAGCSMCLAMNPDKLQGREVCASSSNRNFKGRQGSPTGRTLLMSPAMVAAAAIAGSVSDVRDLL, via the coding sequence ATGACCGACCGTCGCAACTTATTCAATAAAGTGTGGGATCTGCATTCCGTTCGTTCGCTTGCCGGAGGGCAGACGCAACTGTTCATCGGACTTCATCTGATCCATGAAGTGACGAGCCCTCAGGCGTTTTCAATCCTGCGTGACCGCGGGCTGAAGGTTCCCTATCCTGAACGGACACTGGCGACGGTCGACCACATCATTCCTACTGACGTGCAGTCTCGTCCGTTCGCGGACGGCCTGGCCGAAGAAATGATGTCGGCGATTGAGAAGAACTGCCGCGAGTTCGGCATTCGTCTGTTCGATCTCAAAGATAAACGGCAAGGGGTTGTGCACATCGTCGGTCCCGAACAGGGATTGACTCAACCGGGCATGACGATCGCCTGTGGTGACAGTCACACCAGCACTCACGGGGCATTTGGATCGATCGCCTTTGGTATTGGAACCAGTCAGGTTGCCGATGTCCTCGCAACCCAGACACTGGCACTCAGCCGTCCCAAGGTGCGGAAGATCGAAGTGACCGGCAAGTTACGCCCGGGTGTCTTCGCCAAAGACGTGATCCTGCACATCATTCGAAAGCTCGGCGTGCAGGGTGGCGTCGGTTATGCGTATGAGTACGCTGGCGAAGTCTTCGATCGCATGTCGATGGAAGAACGGATGACCGTCTGCAATATGAGTATCGAGGGGGGAGCCCGGTGCGGTTACATCAACCCGGACCAGACCACCGTCGACTACATCAAGGGACGTCCATTCGCTCCTACAGGTGCCGACTTCGAGCGAGCTGCCGCCTGGTGGTTGAATCTCGCTTCTCCGAAAGACGCCGAATTCGATGACTACGTCACGTTCGACGGTTCGGAAATCGAGCCGACTGTCACTTGGGGCATCAACCCAGCTCAGTCGGTCGGAATTAACGAGACCCTGCCCGCCGTATCGTCGTTCAGTTCAGACGATCAAAAGGGGATCAAGGACGCCTATGAGTACATGGATCTGAAAGAGCAGCAGCCGATTCGCGGGGTCAAGATCGACGTGGCCTTTATCGGTTCCTGCACCAATGGTCGAATTTCCGACCTGCGGGAAGCGGCCGCGATCGCCAAGGGTCGCAAAGTGGCGCCGGGGGTGAAGGCCCTTGTCGTTCCTGGATCGCAGGTTGTGCGCGAACAGGCGATTCAGGAAGGCCTGGACAAGATTTTCGAGAACGCGGGATTCCAGTGGCGCGAAGCGGGCTGCTCGATGTGCCTCGCCATGAACCCTGACAAGCTGCAGGGTCGTGAAGTCTGTGCCTCGTCGAGTAACCGTAATTTCAAGGGTCGCCAGGGAAGTCCAACCGGGCGTACCTTGTTGATGAGCCCCGCGATGGTTGCCGCAGCCGCCATCGCTGGTTCGGTCAGTGACGTACGAGATCTTCTGTAA